GGCTCGCCGCCCAGCTCGTGGGCCACCGAACGGATGTCCTCGAGGTAGTCGGCGATCGACACCTTGTGCAACGGCTTGGCGGTGGGACTGGTGCCGTGGCCGCGCAGGCTGATCGACACCGCGCGATAGCCGGCGTCGGCGAAGTAGTCCAGGAAATGGTCGTCCCAGCACCATGCGCCGTGCCAGCCGCCATGCACGAAGAGCAGTGGCACGGGATGGTCCTGGCTGCGGGATCCCTTGTCGATTACCTCGAGCATGAACTGACATTTGCTGGCGGCGGCCGCCCCGTCAAGGGTCTCCAGCCGGCGGGTCACGTGTGCGCCCGCTCGGTCGAATGAGTGGTGACCCGCCGCGCCCGACCGGGACACCGCTGCCGCGTCCGCGGCGGACCACTAGGCTGGCGGGGTGTTTGAATCGCTCTCCGACCGGTTGACCGGTGCCCTGCAGGGGCTGCGCGGCAAAGGTCGACTGACCGACGCCGACATCGATGCCACCACCCGCGAAATCCGGCTGGCGCTGCTGGAAGCCGACGTTTCACTGCCCGTCGTGCGGGCGTTCGTCGGCCGGATCAAAGAGCGCGCCCGGGGCGCGGAGGTGTCCGGTGCCCTGAACCCGGCGCAGCAGGTCGTCAAGATCGTCAACGAAGAACTCATCGGCATCCTCGGCGGCCAGACCCGCCAGCTGGCGTTTGCGAAGACACCGCCGACCGTGGTGATGCTCGCCGGCCTGCAGGGTTCCGGTAAGACCACGCTGGCCGGGAAACTGGCCGCGTGGCTGCGCGGCCAAGGACACACGCCGCTGCTGGTGGCCTGTGACCTGCAGCGTCCCGCCGCGGTGAACCAGCTGCAGGTGGTCGGCGAGCGGGCCGGGGTGCCGGTCTTCGCGCCGCACCCGGGCGAGTCACCCGGATCCGGCCCCGGAGACCCGGTCGCCGTCGCGTCCGCCGGGCTCGCCGAGGCCCGCGCCAAGCATCACGACGTCGTCATCGTCGACACCGCCGGCCGCCTGGGCATCGACGACGAGCTGATGAGCCAGGCCGCGGCGATTCGGGACGCCGTCGATCCGGACGAAGTGCTCTTCGTGCTCGACGCGATGATCGGCCAGGACGCCGTCACCACCGCCGAGGCGTTCCGCGAGGGTGTCGGCTTCACCGGCGTGGTGTTGACCAAGCTCGACGGTGACGCCCGCGGTGGTGCCGCGTTGTCGGTCCGCGAGGTCACCGGCGTCCCAATCCTTTTCGCGTCGACCGGCGAGAAGCTCGAGGACTTCGACGTCTTCCACCCGGACCGCATGGCCAGCCGCATCCTCGGCATGGGCGACGTGCTCAGCCTGATCGAACAGGCCGAGCAGGTTTTCGACGCCGAGCAGGCCGAGGCCGCCGCCGCCAAGATCGGTTCGGGGGAGCTGACCCTCGAGGACTTCCTCGAACAGATGCTCGCGATCCGCAAGATGGGGCCGATCGGCAACCTGCTGGGCATGCTGCCCGGCGCCGGACAGATGAAGGACGCGCTGGCCGAGGTCGACGACCGCCAGCTCGACCGGTTGCAGGCCATCATCCGCGGCATGACGCCCCAGGAGCGCGCCGACCCCAAGATCATCAACGCCTCCCGGCGGCTGCGCATCGCCAACGGTTCGGGTGTGGCGGTGTCCGAGGTCAATCAGCTGGTCGACCGCTTCTTCGAAGCTCGCAAGATGATGTCGTCGATGCTCGGCGGCATGGGCATCCCGGGCATGGGTCGCAAGTCCACGAACCGAAAAGCCAAGGGCGCTAAGGGCAAGAAGGGCAAGAAGGGGGGCCGCGGTCCAACACCGCCGAAGGTCCGCAATCCGCTCGTCCCCGGCATGCCCGGCATGGCAGGGATGCCGCCGGGGTTCCCGGATCTTTCGCAGCTGCCCGAGGGCCTCAATGAGCTGCCGCCTGGCCTGGCCGACTTCGATTTGTCCAAGCTGAAGTTCCCGGGCAAGAAGTAGCCGCGCGGTGCCGATGCACGTGCGGGGTCGGGGACTGCCCGACGAGACCGCGGTGGAACTCTGGATCGTCGACGGCCACCTCAGCACCGAGCGGGTTGCCGGGGCGCAGACCGTCTTCGATGGCGGCTGGATCCTGCCCGGGCTGGTGGACGCCCACTGTCACGTCGGGCTCGGCCATCACGGCGAGATCCCGCTCGACGACGCGATCGTGCAGGCCGAGGCCGAGCGCGCTGTCGGCGCGTTGCTGCTGCGCGACTGCGGCTCGCCGACCGACACCCGCAGCCTCGACGACCGCGACGATCTCCCGCGCATCATCCGGGCCGGAAAGCACATCGCCAGGCCCAAGCGCTATCAGGCCGGCTTCGCGAAAGAGCTCGAAGACGAATCGCAGCTTCCGGCCGCGGTGGCGCAGGAGGCGCGGCGCGGTGACGGCTGGATCAAACTGGTCGGCGACTGGATCGACCGCGGCGTCGGCGATCTCGCCCCGCTGTGGTCCGACGACGTGCTCAAGGCGGCGATCGACACCGCGCACGCGCACGGTGCCCGCGTCACCGCCCACGTCTTCAGCGACGAGGCCTTGCCCGGGCTGATCAAGGCCGGGATCGACTGCATCGAACACGGCACCGGGCTGACCGACCACACCATCGCCCTGATGCTCGAGCATGGAACGGTGTTGGTCCCCACCCTGATCAACATCTTCGACAACTTCCCGGGCATCGCCGACGCGGCGAAGCGGTACCCGACTTACGCTGCGCACATGCGCGATCTGTACGCGCGCTGCCCCGAGCGGATCGCGGCGGCCGTGGACGCCGGCGTGCCGATCTACGCCGGAAGTGACGCCGGCACGATGATCGCGCACGGCCGGATCGTCGACGAGGTCGAGGCCCTCAAGGGGATCGGGATGAGCCCCACCGACGCGCTGGGCGCGGCGTGCTGGGATGCCCGTGAATGGCTGGGCCGGCCCGGGTGCGAGCACGGGGCGTCCGCGGATCTGGTTTGCTACGCGCAGGACCCGCGGCAGGGTCCCGACGTGCTGGCCCAACCGGACCTGGTGATCCTGCGCGGCAACGCGTTTCGGCCCTGAAGCACGCCCAGCGCCGCCCGGACTCCGAATCAGCGCGGCGCCACGGTGGCGGATAGAATATGCCGATGGCGTTGGCCAGCGGCGCGGTTTTTGCCGGTTATACCGTCGCTCGAAGGCTTGGATCCGGGGTGACTGGTGAGGTCTACCTAGTTCAGGATCCTCGTTCGGCGCGCTGGCAGGCGCTGAAGGTTCTGTCGCTGACGTTGTCGTCGGACCGTCAATTCCGCCGCGATTTTCTGTCGGAGACCGCGACCGTGTCGAGTCTGTATCACCCGCACATCGTGGAGGTGCACGACCGCGGCGACTTCGACGGACAGCTCTGGGCCGCGATGGACTACGTGGAGGGCAGCAACGCCGCGCAGCTGCTCAAGGACCGATTTCCGGCGGTGTGGCCCGTCGGTGAAGTGCTGGCGATCCTCGCCGCGGCGGCCGACGCGCTGGACTATGCCCACCAACGCGGACTGCTGCATCGCGACGTCAAGCCGGCCAACATTCTGCTGACCAGTCCGGCCGACGGCGAGCAACGGATTCTGTTGTCGGACTTCGGAATAGCCAGGCCACTGGGCGAGCACTCCGGGGTGGTCGGGTCGCACGTCCCGGTCGGCACGGTGGGCTACGCCGCGCCCGAGCAGCTGATGGGAGTCGACGTCGATCGGCGCGCCGATCAGTATGCGCTGGCGGCCACGGCATTTCACCTGTTGACGGGTGCGCCCCCGACCGAGTATCTCAATCCGGCCGCCGCGCTGCGCGATTTGCTGACCGCCCCGCCGCGCAAACTCAGTGACCAGCGTCCGGAATTGGCGCAGCTGGATCGGGTGTTCTTGCGAGCGCTGGCCAAAAGGCCCGTCGACCGGTTCGCGAGCTGCCGCCAGTTCGCTGATGCCGCCAACGCGCTGTCCGTGGTCGAGACTGCAGATCGCAGTTCCGAAGCCGTTTTCGTCGCCGAGTATCCGGCCTACGGCTGGTCCCCCGACGATGACTTGGCGCGTATCGAACCGTTCGGCGGTAACGCGGGCCCTAGCGGGCCCAAAGAGGGGGCGGCGGACGGCGATCAGGCGGCCACCCTGCCGACGCGGCGCAGAACCCGCAAGATCGTGGTCCGCGCCGCCGCGATCGTGGCGCTGATCGGGCTGTTCGCGTTCGGCATCATCACCGGGCGAAAGATGGAGTCGACCGCGGCGCGCGCGGCGAGTGCTCCGCCCAGCGCGTCCGTTCCGGCCGCCGTGCCGCCGCCCAGCACCTCGTCCGGTCCGCCCGCCGCACTGGACGGCACCTATCGCCTGGAGGTGCAGCGGTCCAAGCAGACCTTCGATTACACGCCGAGCCCGCAACCGCCGGACGTCACCACCTGGTGGGCATTCCGCTCGTCGTGCACGCCGTCGTACTGCTCGGCGGCGGCGATAATGCTCGACAACAACGACCACAGCCAGCCGGCCCCCGGCGCTCGTCCGGTCATCTTTCGGTTCACCGATGGGCAATGGCAGTCGCGGCCGGAGACCGTGCCGTTTCCGTGTGAAACGGCCAGCGGCGCGGCAAAATCGCAGACCACGGTGCAGAAACTGGTGCTACGGCCCAACCCGCAGGGTGACCTGGTCGGCGAGATGGAACTTGGCGTGCAAACCGACGAGTGTGGCCAGCGGGGGGCGACGGTCCGGGTGCCGGCCAAGCTGACCCGGGCCGCGGACACCCCGACTGGCGTCTACGTGCCGGACCCCGTATCGGTCCCCGAATCCGCCGACCCGCCGAGCACCGGCACACCCGCGCCGCCGAGTGCCCCGAAGCCACCTGGGGCGCCGCCCAAGTCTCGCTAAACGCACGGCGTGTGGATCGTAGGAGCGCGTTGTTCGGAAAAGATTGCGAGCACTCACTATCTATGATAGGTTCGCCCGCAATCGACCGGGAGGCGAAATGACGTACGACGTGATCATCCGCGACGGACTGTGGTTCGACGGAACCGGCAGCGCGCCGCACACCCGGACGCTGGGTATCCGCGACGGCGTGGTGGCCACGGTGTCGGCCGGGCCACTGGACGAGGCGGGCTGCCCCGAGGTGATCGATGCGGCGGGCAAGTGGATCATGCCCGGCTTCCTCGATGTGCACACCCACTACGACGCCGAAGTGCTGCTGGACCCGGGCCTGCGCGAGTCGGTGCGCCACGGCGTCACCACGGTGCTGCTGGGCAACTGCTCGCTGTCGACCGTGTACGCGAGCACCGAAGACGCCGCCGATCTGTTCAGCCGGGTCGAGGCGGTGCCGCGCAAATTCGTCCTCGGCGCGCTGGAAGCCAACCGGACCTGGACCACCGCCGCCGAATATATCGAGACAATCGACGCGCTGCCGCTCGGGCCGAATATCGGTTCGCTGCTTGGTCATTCGGACCTGCGTAGCACCGTGCTCGGACTGGAGCGAGCCACCGACGCGGCCGTCAAGCCCACGGACGCCGAATTGCGAAAGATGGCGGCACTGCTTGACGACGCGCTGGAAGCCGGGATGCTCGGCATGTCGGGCATGGACGCGGCGATCGACAAACTCGACGGCGACCGGTTCCGCTCGCGGGCGTTGCCGTCCACCTTCGCGACGTGGCGGGAACGGCGCAAGCTGATCGAGGTGCTGCGCAAGCGCGGCCGGATTCTGCAGAGCGCACCCGATGTCAACAACGCGGCCACGGCGCTGATGTTCTTCCTGACCAGCAGCCGAATGTTCGGGCGCCGCAAGGGAGTCCGGATGAGTCTGTTGGTGTCCGCGGACGCCAAGTCGAATCCGTTGGCCGTCTACGTGTTCGGGCCGGCCACGCGCCTGGCGAACAAAGTGCTGGGCTCCAGCGTGCGGTTCCAGCATCTGCCGGTGCCGTTCGAGTTGTACTCCGACGGAATCGACCTGCCGGTCTTCGAGGAGTTCGGCGCCGGCACGGCCGCCCTGCACCTGCGCGACCAATTGCAGCGCAACGAGTTACTGGCCGACGAGTCCTACCGCCGCAAGTTCCGGGAGCAGTTCGACCGCATCAAGCTGGGGCCGTCGTTGTGGCACCGCGACTTCCATGATGCGGTCATCGTCGAGTGTCCCGATAAATCGTTGATCGGCAAGAGCTTTGGTGCGATCGCCGACGAGCGCGGCCTGCACCCGCTCGACGCGTTCCTCGATGTGCTCGTCGAAAACGGAGAACGCAACGTGCGGTGGACGACCATCGTGGCCAACCACCGGCCCAAGCTGCTCAACGCACTCGCCAACGAGGACAGCGTGCACATGGGCTTCTCGGATGCCGGTGCGCACCTGCGCAATATGGCCTTCTACAACTTCGGAATCAAGCTGCTCAAGCGGACTCGCGACGCCTACCGGGCGGGTGCGCCGTTCATGTCCACCGAACGGGCGGTGTATCGCCTGACCGGCGAACTGGCGGACTGGTTCGGCATCGACGCCGGAACCCTGCGGCAGGGCGACCGCGCGGACTTCGTGGTGATCGACCCGGCCGGCCTGAACGACGCGGTCGACGGTTACCACGAGGAAGAGGTCCCCTTCTACGGCGGGCTGCGGCGCATGGTCAATCGCAACGACGAGGCCGTCGTCGCCACCGGCGTCAACGGCGCCGTGGTCTTCCGTGCGGGCCGGTTCCGCGAGGGCTACGGGCGGACCGTGAAGTCGGGCCGCTACCTGCGGGCGGGTGCGCGTCGTGAGCGCGAGCAGCGCTCCGCCGCACTGGTGTGAGCGTTCGAGATGGCCAGGACCCAGCAGCAACGTCGTGAGGAAACCGTCGGGCGGTTGCTCGAGGCGTCCATCGCCAGCATCGTCGAGGTCGGCTACGCGCGGGCATCCGCAGCCGTGATCACCAAGCGGGCCGGGGTGTCGGTCGGTGCGTTGTTCCGTCACTTCGAGACGATGAGCGACTTCATGGCGGCGACGGCGTCGGAAGTGCTGCGCCGGCAGGTGGATTCATTCACCAAGCAGGTCGCCCAGATCCCGGCCGACCGGCCGGCCCTGGAAGCGGCGCTGACGATCCTGCGCGACATCACCGGAGGACCCACGAACGCGGTGCTCTACGAACTGATGATCGCCGCGCGCACCGACGAGAAGCTCAATGCCCACCTGCGCGATGTGCTGGTGCAGTACACCGCGAAGATTCTCGACGCCGCCCGGGCATTGCCGGGCGCCGAGGCCATCGGAGACGAGACGTTCCCGGTTCTGGTGGCGTTGATGACGAACGTCTTCGACGGCGCGGCGATCGTGCGGGGAATTTTTCCGGAGCCGGACATCGAGGAGCGACGAATTGCGTTGCTATCCAAGTTGATAACCGGACTAGTGCCGAATGAGGGTCCCTAGCAACCGTTTACAGCGAGCCGATGCTGGATTGGGGGTTGAGCGCGAAACCCCAGTCGAACAAGCTGCCGGCTTGATCCCAGTACGTCGGTCCGCCCGGCTTGACCAGCCCGTACATCATCGCCACCACCAACCGGCGTCCGCCGCGGGAAGCGGCGCCGACGAAGGTCTTGCGCGCGGCGTTGGTGAACCCGGTCTTGCCGCCGATGGCGCCGGGATAGCGGGTCAGCAGTTCGTCCTGGTTGGTGATCAGTTGGTCGCCCCCACCAGGCCCGTCGCCCGGGAACATCGCCGACGGCTCGGCGGTGATGTGGGCGAACAGCGGGTTGGCCATCGCGGCCCGGAAGATGACCGCCAGGTCGTGTGCGGTCGAGGCGCCGGAGCCACCGGGGCCGTCCAGGCCAGACGGGGTGGCCGCGTGGGTGTTGGTCGCCCCGAGTGAGGCGGCCTTCGCGTTCATCATCGCCACCGTCGCGTCGGGGCCGCCCAGCAGCTGCGCCAGCGTGTTGGCGGCATCGTTGCCGGAGACCAGCAGCAGCCCGTCGAGCAGCTGCCGCGCGGTGTAGGTGCGGCCGGGTTTGATGCCCACGCAATTGCACTCGACCTGGGTGTCGGCGACATCGGCGACGACGGTGGAGTCCAGGTTCACCCGGTCGAGGACCACCAGCGCCAGCAGCACCTTGATCGTGCTCGCGGGCGGATGGGCGACGTTCGCGTCGCGGTCGGCCAGCACCTGACCGCTGTCGAGGTCGGCAAGGATCCAGGTCTGGGCCGGGCCGTCGGGGATCGGGACCGATCCGATCGGCTGCATGGCGTCGGCCCGCGACGTCGGGGCGGCGGCGGCGCTGATGCCGGCACCGGCGACCGTGAGCAGAGCAGCGAGTGCGGCGACGAGTTTCCGCATGGGCGCAAAGTGTAACTTCCTGGCCCCGGAAGCGCCCAAGGAGCCGCTACCTCACGGGCATCTCGGCGATCTCGACCCGATCGACCATGCCGCCGGCGAGCTCGAACGTGGGCCCGGCACGCGAATTCCGCAATCGCTCGTGCTGGTTCGACTCGGTCGGCGATGGACCGAGACGAATGGCGACCAGCCGAGCCGAACCCCGCTCGCGGATCGTGTTGAATCGAGGCATGTTGAGCCTGGCCGAAATTTCCGACCGTCTGGAGATCCAGCAGCTGATGGTGGACTATTCCACCGCCATTGACCAGCGGCGATTCGACGATTTGGACAAGGTATTCACCGAAGACGCATACATCGATTACACGGCCCTAGGTGGGATCGAAGGCCGTTTTCCCGAGGTCAAGAAGTGGCTGTCGGAGGTGCTGCCGACGTTTCCGGTGTACGCGCACATGCTCGGGAACTTCTCGGTGCAGATCGACGGCGATAAGGCCTCGTCACGGGTTATCTGCTTCAACCCGATGGTCTTTCCCGGCGGCCGCGAAACCAAGCAAGACCAGGTGATGTTCTGCGGGCTCTGGTACGACGACGAGTTCGTGCGTAGGCCGGAGGGCTGGCGGATGACGCGCCGGGTCGAGACGAAGGTCTTCCAGAAGATCATGTGAGGCCGCCTCGAACGCCGCGCAGGCGCCGCGGCTGGGCGAATTTCTGCTGAAGCCCCTCGTTCTGGCACAATGGGCGGCTGTCCGCCGCGTGACCCGCCCCTGCCCGGGGTGCTTGTTCGGCGGTCATACACGCGAGGCAAAACCGGACCCGGGCATCCCGCCCCGATCGCTGAATTGCAGCGTGACACACAGGAGAAATCGCTTAACCATGGCTGTGAAGATCAAGCTGACTCGGCTTGGCAAAATCCGCAATCCCCAGTACCGCATCGCCGTCGCCGACGCCCGCAACCGGCGCGACGGCCGCTCGATCGAGGTGATCGGCCGGTACCACCCGAAGGAAGACCCGAGCCTGATCGAAATCAACTCCGAGCGGGCCCAGTACTGGCTTTCGGTCGGGGCGCAGCCGACCGAACCCGTCCTCAAGTTGCTGAAGATCACCGGCGACTGGCAGAAGTTCAAGGGCCTGCCCGGTGCCGAGGGCACCCTACAGGTCAAGCAGCCCAAGCCGAGCAAGCTGGACCTGTTCAACGCCGCGCTGGCCGAGGCGGACGGCGGACCGACCACCGAGGCCACGAAGCCGAAGAAGAAGGCCCCGCCCAAGAAGGCCGCGAAAGCCGACGAGGCCCCGGCTGACCCGGCCGAAGCCCCGGCTGAGGCCGCCGAGGGTGGCGCGCAGCCCGAACCGGCCGAATCTTCTACGGAAAGCTGACCCACCGCGATGAGTACGGTCGTCGTCGACGCTGTTGAGCATCTGGTCCGCGGAATCGTGGACAACCCTGACGATGTCCGGGTGGACCTGGTGACGAGCCGCCGTGGGCGCACTGTCGAGGTTCATGTCCATCCCGACGATCTGGGCAAAGTGATCGGTCGCGGGGGACGTACCGCGACGGCGTTGCGCACGCTGGTCGCCGGTATCGGTGGCCGCGGCATTCGCGTCGACGTGGTGGACACCGACCAGTAGGCCGGGGGCGCTCATGGAGCTGCTCGTCGGACGGGTCGTGAAGGCACACGGCGTCACCGGCGAGGTGGTCGTGGAAGTTCACACCGACGACCCCGCCGACCGGTTTGCGTCGGGTAGCACGTTGCGTGCCAAGCCATCCCGCGGCCGCGGAGCAGAGGGCAGCTACGTGGTCGCGGCCGCGCGCGAACACGGCGGGCGGCTGCTGGTGCGACTGGCCGGAGTGGACAGCCGCGACGGCGCGGACGCGTTGCGGGGCAGCCTGTTCGTGGTGGACTCCGATGATCTGCCACCGATCGACGAGGCCGACACCTATTACGACCACCAGCTCGAAGGCCTGCAGGTGCGCACCGCGACGGGACAAGATGTCGGGATCGTCGCCGAGGTGCTGCACACCGCCGCCGGAGAGTTGCTGGCGGTGCACCGCACCGACGGCGACGAAACCCGGGAAGTATTGGTGCCGTTCGTGAATGCGATCGTCACGTCGGTGTCACTGGACGACCGGATGGTCGAGATCGATCCGCCCGAGGGTCTGCTGGACCTGGCGTAGCAGGGGCGCATCGACATGAAGATCGACGTGGTCACGATTTTTCCGGCCTACCTGGACCCGCTGCGGCAATCGTTGCCGGGCAAGGCAATTGCGTCGGGCCTGGTCGACCTGCGGGTACACGACCTGCGGGGGTGGACCCGCGATGTGCATCGCTCGGTGGACGACGCGCCTTACGGCGGCGGCCCGGGGATGGTGATGAGAGCGCCGGTGTGGGGCGACGCGCTGGATGAAATATGTTCCAGTGAAACACTATTGGTGGTGCCGACTCCCGCCGGCGCGGTGTTCAATCAGGCCACTGCCCGGCGCTGGAGCGCCGAGAAGCACGTGGTGTTCGCCTGCGGCCGCTACGAGGGCATCGACCAGCGCGTCGTCGAAGACGCCGGCCGCCGCATGCGGGTCGAGGAAGTCTCGATCGGCGACTACGTGCTGCCGGGCGGGGAGTCGGCGGCGATCGTGATGATCGAGGCCGTGCTGCGCCTGCTGACCGGTGTGCTGGGCAATCCCGCTTCACACCGGGAGGATTCGCACTCGCCGGTGCTCGAGGGACTTTTGGAGGGGCCCAGCTACACCCGGCCGCCGAGCTGGCGGGGCCTCGACGTCCCCGAGGTGCTGCTGTCCGGCGATCACGCGCGCATCTCGGCGTGGCGCCGGGAGGTTTCGCTGCAGCGCACTCGCGAGCGTCGCCCCGATCTGGAGCCGGGCGGCGCCTAGGAGGAGCTGGAGGCGATCCGGCCGTTGGGGAACATCGTCTTGACGGCCTGGGTGATCGTGTCGCGCGCCGTCGCGTCGTCGGAGGACTGCAGGGACTCGACGACCACGATGTAGCGGCGGTCCGAGCCCACCACGCCGGTCGACAGGTGCATCCACTCGGTGCCGATGCAGCACATCCAGCCTTGCTTGACCGCCACCGGCTCCGCGAACAGGCCGTCGGGGATGCCGAACCGCTGCGGGTACCCGTCGATCCCGTTCGGGGTGGACTGGGCCAGATCGTTGACGATGATCTTGGCCCGTTCCGCGGGCAGCCCACCGCTCCCGTCGAGCAGCTTGTCGTAGTAGTGGATCACGTCGGTCAGCGAGCTCATCGTGTTCCACCAGCGCCCGTCCGAGGGCGGGGTGGTCGACGACAGCCCGTAGCGGCCCGCCACCTGGGTGATGATGTTGTCGCCGCCGCCCTGACCCCAGAACCTCTCGGCGGCGCCGTCGTCGGACGATTGCAACATGACGTCCAGTGCCCGGCGGTCGTCGGGGGACAGGGTGGTCTTGCCCTGGGCTTCCTGGAGCAGCAGGTCGTCGGCGATGAACAGCTTGGCCACCGAGGCCGTGCCGATGATCTGGGTGTTGCCGTTGGAGATCAGCTCATGCGTCTTGCGGTCCAGGATGCCCACCGAGAGCGTGGCCCCGCTGGCGGCGGCCTGGTCGGTGGCCTGCTGCATGCGTTCCTGCAACCCGCCGAGAGTTCCGCTGGGCGCTACCTGCAGCGCGCCCGGCGCCTCGGGCGCCTCGATGGTGTCCAGCAGCAGCTGAACGAGTTGCGGTTGGTGATCGGACGCGGCGGGGGCGGCGTTACTGGACACCTTGGTCTGGGCTTTTGCCGCTAGCCGTGCCTCGTCGCACCCGGCCAGCACCAGGGTCACCGCCGCGACGGCGGCGAGCGCGGTGTGCGGGCGTACACGCATCTTTTCTTCTCCCAAGTCCTCCGACGTAAACCTGCATGTGGGCGGCCTTACCGCAATCTGCCCGGGCGTCTTCGAGTTCGGGTAGCGACTAGCGTGTTTGCCCCAGTCATATGTACCACTCACCAGCGCCTTTGGCGCAGCATGAACCGCAGGGTTTACCTGTGATTTTCAATGCATGCGGGGTGTCTGGCACAATTGACCAGTTGTCTCCAGCGGCTGCCGGCCGGCCGGGCCGCTTTCTGTCTGCTGCGAGATACGACCCAAAGCCCGAATCGGCTTAACGACCACCCCTGCGTGCGGGCAGTTGCCGCACGCCGCGACCTCAAGGAAGTGTCTCTCGCATGAACAGGCTGGACTTCGTCGATCAGGCGTCGCTACGCGACGACATCCCGGCCTTCAGTCCGGGCGACACCATCAACGTGCACGTCAAGGTCATCGAGGGCGCCAAGGAGCGTGTCCAGGTGTTCAAGGGTGTGGTGATCCGTCGGCAGGGCGGTGGCGTCCGTGAGACCTTCACCGTGCGCAAGGAGAGCTACGGCGTGGGCGTCGAGCGGACCTTCCCGGTGCATTCGCCGAACATCGACCATATCGAGGTGGTGACCCGTGGCGATGTCCGCCGCGCAAAGCTCTACTACCTGCGTGAACTTCGCGGCAAGAAGGCCAAGATCAAGGAAAAGCGCTGACCGCGCGCGTCTCGGCGGGCGCTGCGGCGCGCCTATTTGGTTTCGAAGACGCTTTACAAACACCCAAACTGTGCTGGCTACTCTGATCTCGTGACGGATTCCACGGACTCACCTGAGCCCCAGTCCGAGCCTG
The DNA window shown above is from Mycobacterium sp. Aquia_216 and carries:
- the ffh gene encoding signal recognition particle protein, which codes for MFESLSDRLTGALQGLRGKGRLTDADIDATTREIRLALLEADVSLPVVRAFVGRIKERARGAEVSGALNPAQQVVKIVNEELIGILGGQTRQLAFAKTPPTVVMLAGLQGSGKTTLAGKLAAWLRGQGHTPLLVACDLQRPAAVNQLQVVGERAGVPVFAPHPGESPGSGPGDPVAVASAGLAEARAKHHDVVIVDTAGRLGIDDELMSQAAAIRDAVDPDEVLFVLDAMIGQDAVTTAEAFREGVGFTGVVLTKLDGDARGGAALSVREVTGVPILFASTGEKLEDFDVFHPDRMASRILGMGDVLSLIEQAEQVFDAEQAEAAAAKIGSGELTLEDFLEQMLAIRKMGPIGNLLGMLPGAGQMKDALAEVDDRQLDRLQAIIRGMTPQERADPKIINASRRLRIANGSGVAVSEVNQLVDRFFEARKMMSSMLGGMGIPGMGRKSTNRKAKGAKGKKGKKGGRGPTPPKVRNPLVPGMPGMAGMPPGFPDLSQLPEGLNELPPGLADFDLSKLKFPGKK
- a CDS encoding metal-dependent hydrolase family protein, translating into MHVRGRGLPDETAVELWIVDGHLSTERVAGAQTVFDGGWILPGLVDAHCHVGLGHHGEIPLDDAIVQAEAERAVGALLLRDCGSPTDTRSLDDRDDLPRIIRAGKHIARPKRYQAGFAKELEDESQLPAAVAQEARRGDGWIKLVGDWIDRGVGDLAPLWSDDVLKAAIDTAHAHGARVTAHVFSDEALPGLIKAGIDCIEHGTGLTDHTIALMLEHGTVLVPTLINIFDNFPGIADAAKRYPTYAAHMRDLYARCPERIAAAVDAGVPIYAGSDAGTMIAHGRIVDEVEALKGIGMSPTDALGAACWDAREWLGRPGCEHGASADLVCYAQDPRQGPDVLAQPDLVILRGNAFRP
- a CDS encoding serine/threonine-protein kinase translates to MALASGAVFAGYTVARRLGSGVTGEVYLVQDPRSARWQALKVLSLTLSSDRQFRRDFLSETATVSSLYHPHIVEVHDRGDFDGQLWAAMDYVEGSNAAQLLKDRFPAVWPVGEVLAILAAAADALDYAHQRGLLHRDVKPANILLTSPADGEQRILLSDFGIARPLGEHSGVVGSHVPVGTVGYAAPEQLMGVDVDRRADQYALAATAFHLLTGAPPTEYLNPAAALRDLLTAPPRKLSDQRPELAQLDRVFLRALAKRPVDRFASCRQFADAANALSVVETADRSSEAVFVAEYPAYGWSPDDDLARIEPFGGNAGPSGPKEGAADGDQAATLPTRRRTRKIVVRAAAIVALIGLFAFGIITGRKMESTAARAASAPPSASVPAAVPPPSTSSGPPAALDGTYRLEVQRSKQTFDYTPSPQPPDVTTWWAFRSSCTPSYCSAAAIMLDNNDHSQPAPGARPVIFRFTDGQWQSRPETVPFPCETASGAAKSQTTVQKLVLRPNPQGDLVGEMELGVQTDECGQRGATVRVPAKLTRAADTPTGVYVPDPVSVPESADPPSTGTPAPPSAPKPPGAPPKSR
- a CDS encoding N-acyl-D-amino-acid deacylase family protein, whose translation is MTYDVIIRDGLWFDGTGSAPHTRTLGIRDGVVATVSAGPLDEAGCPEVIDAAGKWIMPGFLDVHTHYDAEVLLDPGLRESVRHGVTTVLLGNCSLSTVYASTEDAADLFSRVEAVPRKFVLGALEANRTWTTAAEYIETIDALPLGPNIGSLLGHSDLRSTVLGLERATDAAVKPTDAELRKMAALLDDALEAGMLGMSGMDAAIDKLDGDRFRSRALPSTFATWRERRKLIEVLRKRGRILQSAPDVNNAATALMFFLTSSRMFGRRKGVRMSLLVSADAKSNPLAVYVFGPATRLANKVLGSSVRFQHLPVPFELYSDGIDLPVFEEFGAGTAALHLRDQLQRNELLADESYRRKFREQFDRIKLGPSLWHRDFHDAVIVECPDKSLIGKSFGAIADERGLHPLDAFLDVLVENGERNVRWTTIVANHRPKLLNALANEDSVHMGFSDAGAHLRNMAFYNFGIKLLKRTRDAYRAGAPFMSTERAVYRLTGELADWFGIDAGTLRQGDRADFVVIDPAGLNDAVDGYHEEEVPFYGGLRRMVNRNDEAVVATGVNGAVVFRAGRFREGYGRTVKSGRYLRAGARREREQRSAALV
- a CDS encoding TetR/AcrR family transcriptional regulator, giving the protein MARTQQQRREETVGRLLEASIASIVEVGYARASAAVITKRAGVSVGALFRHFETMSDFMAATASEVLRRQVDSFTKQVAQIPADRPALEAALTILRDITGGPTNAVLYELMIAARTDEKLNAHLRDVLVQYTAKILDAARALPGAEAIGDETFPVLVALMTNVFDGAAIVRGIFPEPDIEERRIALLSKLITGLVPNEGP
- a CDS encoding D-alanyl-D-alanine carboxypeptidase family protein, which translates into the protein MRKLVAALAALLTVAGAGISAAAAPTSRADAMQPIGSVPIPDGPAQTWILADLDSGQVLADRDANVAHPPASTIKVLLALVVLDRVNLDSTVVADVADTQVECNCVGIKPGRTYTARQLLDGLLLVSGNDAANTLAQLLGGPDATVAMMNAKAASLGATNTHAATPSGLDGPGGSGASTAHDLAVIFRAAMANPLFAHITAEPSAMFPGDGPGGGDQLITNQDELLTRYPGAIGGKTGFTNAARKTFVGAASRGGRRLVVAMMYGLVKPGGPTYWDQAGSLFDWGFALNPQSSIGSL
- a CDS encoding nuclear transport factor 2 family protein — translated: MLSLAEISDRLEIQQLMVDYSTAIDQRRFDDLDKVFTEDAYIDYTALGGIEGRFPEVKKWLSEVLPTFPVYAHMLGNFSVQIDGDKASSRVICFNPMVFPGGRETKQDQVMFCGLWYDDEFVRRPEGWRMTRRVETKVFQKIM